In one window of Mus pahari chromosome 3, PAHARI_EIJ_v1.1, whole genome shotgun sequence DNA:
- the Tfap2c gene encoding transcription factor AP-2 gamma isoform X2 yields the protein MLWKITDNVKYEEDCEDRHDSSSNGNPRIPHLSSAGQHLYSPAPPLSHTGVAEYQPPPYFPPPYQQLAYSQSADHYSHLGEAYAINPLHQPAATGSQQQAWPGRQSQEGSSLASHHSRSASLIPHISGLEGGSVSARREAYRRSDLLLPHAHALEAGLAENLGLHEMAHPIEEVQNVDDPHLLLHDQTVIRKGPISMTKNPLGLPCQKDLVGAVMNPSEVFCSVPGRLSLLSSTSKYKVTVAEVQRRLSPPECLNASLLGGVLRRAKSKNGGRSLREKLDKIGLNLPAGRRKAAHVTLLTSLVEGEAVHLARDFAYVCEAEFPSKAVADYLTRPHLGGRNEMATRKSMLLAAQQVCKEFTDLLHQDRTPNGNNRPAQVLETNIQNCLSHFSLITHGFGSQAICAAVSAVQNYIKEALIAIDKSYMNPGDQSPADSSKTMEKMEKHRK from the exons ATGTTGTGGAAAATAACAGATAATGTCAAGTATGAAGAGGATTGCGAG GATCGCCACGACTCGAGCAGTAATGGCAACCCTCGCATCCCTCACCTCTCCTCTGCGGGACAACATCTCTACAGTCCCGCGCCACCTCTCTCGCACACGGGGGTTGCAGAGTACCAGCCGCCTCCTTACTTCCCGCCGCCTTACCAGCAGCTGGCATACTCGCAGTCCGCCGACCATTACTCGCATCTGGGAGAGGCTTACGCTATCAACCCCCTGCACCAGCCTGCGGCCACCGGCAGCCAACAGCAGGCCTGGCCCGGTCGACAGAGTCAGGAGGGCTCTAGCCTGGCCTCGCACCACAGCCGCTCTGCAAGTCTAATACCCCATATTTCGGGGCTGGAGGGGGGCTCGGTGAGCGCCCGGCGGGAAGCCTACCGCCGTTCCGACCTGCTGCTGCCTCATGCGCACGCCCTGGAAGCCGGCCTAGCTGAGAACCTGGGGCTGCATGAGATGGCTCACCCCATAGAAGAGGTGCAG AATGTGGACGACCCGCACCTGCTTCTACACGATCAGACTGTCATTCGCAAAG GACCCATTTCAATGACCAAGAACCCTTTGGGGCTCCCCTGCCAGAAGGACCTGGTAGGAGCCGTCATGAACCCCAGTGAGGTCTTCTGCTCTGTCCCTGGAAGACTGTCCCTGCTCAGCTCCACATCTAAGTACAAAGTAACCGTGGCTGAGGTACAGAGGCGCCTGTCACCGCCTGAATGCCTAAATGCCTCGCTCCTGGGAGGCGTGCTCCGAAG AGCAAAGTCCAAAAATGGAGGCCGGTCCTTGAGGGAGAAGTTGGACAAAATTGGGTTGAACCTTCCAGCCGGGAGACGGAAAGCCGCTCACGTCACTCTCCTCACGTCTCTCGTGGAAG GTGAAGCCGTCCACCTAGCGCGAGACTTTGCCTATGTCTGCGAAGCTGAGTTTCCTAGTAAAGCAGTGGCTGACTATTTAACGAGACCACATCTTGGGGGACGGAATGAGATGGCCACGAGGAAGAGTATGTTGTTGGCTGCACA GCAGGTGTGCAAGGAATTCACTGACCTCCTCCATCAAGATCGGACACCCAATGGGAACAACAGGCCCGCCCAGGTCTTGGAGACGAACATACAAAACTGTTTGTCTCATTTCAGCCTGATAACTCATGGCTTTGGCAGCCAGGCCATCTGCGCTGCGGTGTCCGCAGTGCAGAATTATATCAAGGAGGCTCTAATCGCCATTGATAAGTCCTACATGAACCCTGGGGACCAGAGTCCGGCTGATTCCAGCAAGACgatggagaaaatggaaaagcacCGGAAGTAA
- the Tfap2c gene encoding transcription factor AP-2 gamma isoform X1, producing MGGGLLNEGAGRRGRRTPNPWGTGYRTVARNVPLAPPSAASDAARESSPEGSKDSFPQDRHDSSSNGNPRIPHLSSAGQHLYSPAPPLSHTGVAEYQPPPYFPPPYQQLAYSQSADHYSHLGEAYAINPLHQPAATGSQQQAWPGRQSQEGSSLASHHSRSASLIPHISGLEGGSVSARREAYRRSDLLLPHAHALEAGLAENLGLHEMAHPIEEVQNVDDPHLLLHDQTVIRKGPISMTKNPLGLPCQKDLVGAVMNPSEVFCSVPGRLSLLSSTSKYKVTVAEVQRRLSPPECLNASLLGGVLRRAKSKNGGRSLREKLDKIGLNLPAGRRKAAHVTLLTSLVEGEAVHLARDFAYVCEAEFPSKAVADYLTRPHLGGRNEMATRKSMLLAAQQVCKEFTDLLHQDRTPNGNNRPAQVLETNIQNCLSHFSLITHGFGSQAICAAVSAVQNYIKEALIAIDKSYMNPGDQSPADSSKTMEKMEKHRK from the exons ATGGGAGGAGGGTTGTTGAACGAGGGCGCTGGGCGCCGAGGTCGCCGCACGCCGAACCCTTGGGGCACGGGTTACCGGACTGTGGCGCGGAACGTGCCCTTGGCACCTCCAAGCGCCGCCAGCGACGCAGCGCGGGAGTCTTCGCCAGAGGGCTCGAAGGATTCGTTCCCTCAG GATCGCCACGACTCGAGCAGTAATGGCAACCCTCGCATCCCTCACCTCTCCTCTGCGGGACAACATCTCTACAGTCCCGCGCCACCTCTCTCGCACACGGGGGTTGCAGAGTACCAGCCGCCTCCTTACTTCCCGCCGCCTTACCAGCAGCTGGCATACTCGCAGTCCGCCGACCATTACTCGCATCTGGGAGAGGCTTACGCTATCAACCCCCTGCACCAGCCTGCGGCCACCGGCAGCCAACAGCAGGCCTGGCCCGGTCGACAGAGTCAGGAGGGCTCTAGCCTGGCCTCGCACCACAGCCGCTCTGCAAGTCTAATACCCCATATTTCGGGGCTGGAGGGGGGCTCGGTGAGCGCCCGGCGGGAAGCCTACCGCCGTTCCGACCTGCTGCTGCCTCATGCGCACGCCCTGGAAGCCGGCCTAGCTGAGAACCTGGGGCTGCATGAGATGGCTCACCCCATAGAAGAGGTGCAG AATGTGGACGACCCGCACCTGCTTCTACACGATCAGACTGTCATTCGCAAAG GACCCATTTCAATGACCAAGAACCCTTTGGGGCTCCCCTGCCAGAAGGACCTGGTAGGAGCCGTCATGAACCCCAGTGAGGTCTTCTGCTCTGTCCCTGGAAGACTGTCCCTGCTCAGCTCCACATCTAAGTACAAAGTAACCGTGGCTGAGGTACAGAGGCGCCTGTCACCGCCTGAATGCCTAAATGCCTCGCTCCTGGGAGGCGTGCTCCGAAG AGCAAAGTCCAAAAATGGAGGCCGGTCCTTGAGGGAGAAGTTGGACAAAATTGGGTTGAACCTTCCAGCCGGGAGACGGAAAGCCGCTCACGTCACTCTCCTCACGTCTCTCGTGGAAG GTGAAGCCGTCCACCTAGCGCGAGACTTTGCCTATGTCTGCGAAGCTGAGTTTCCTAGTAAAGCAGTGGCTGACTATTTAACGAGACCACATCTTGGGGGACGGAATGAGATGGCCACGAGGAAGAGTATGTTGTTGGCTGCACA GCAGGTGTGCAAGGAATTCACTGACCTCCTCCATCAAGATCGGACACCCAATGGGAACAACAGGCCCGCCCAGGTCTTGGAGACGAACATACAAAACTGTTTGTCTCATTTCAGCCTGATAACTCATGGCTTTGGCAGCCAGGCCATCTGCGCTGCGGTGTCCGCAGTGCAGAATTATATCAAGGAGGCTCTAATCGCCATTGATAAGTCCTACATGAACCCTGGGGACCAGAGTCCGGCTGATTCCAGCAAGACgatggagaaaatggaaaagcacCGGAAGTAA